AACTCCCTCTGGAATCTGTCAGAGAGGTAAAAGGAAAGATCAGAATGACTCCAAGTAACtgaaaaatgtacagaaatatttttaaaaaaaagatactcACTCATAAATTGCAGTAAGCAGTCTTTTAGTTTCTGGTTCTCCTTCTCCAATGGCCATCTGGAAGATACGAGTTCCCTCCATGGAGTCTTCGGGAAGGCGTGCGCTCGTTAGATACCAGAAACGCATCAAGATGCTGACAAACTTCCTACCTGGAAAAGTAAACAGTTCATTtccacctttatttatacaggtaaATCTCATTGCACATATACACTATGTTGCCAAAAATATTCACtgtctgccttcacacacatatgaacttgcgttacatcccattcttaatcaaTAGGGTATGTTGGCCCACGGCTTGGACATTCTCCAAGAAGCACATATGTGAGTTCAGATACTGCTGTTGGACAGGAaggcctggctcacagtctcaaagtcaggactctgtgcaggccagtcaagttcttccacaccaaaatcgctcatccatgtctttatggacctcgCTGTTTGCACTTGTgcgcagtcatgttggaacaggaggAGCCATGCCTGTGCcttcccacaaagttgggagcataaaattgacaaaaacatcTTGGTATGCTGCAGCAATAAGAGTTCATTTCACTTGAACTAAAAGGCTGAGGTCATCTCctgaaaaacagccccacaTCATAATCCCCCCTCCACAAAACTTTACACTTGGTACAATGTAGTCAGACAAGTACTGTCACCTGGCAGCCGCCAAACCCAAACTCCTCCATCAATCCGATGGAGGAGTCTGAGTTTGGTGGTAGGTGTCGAAGAAGAAGTGTCATCCATCACTCCAGAGAACAAGTCTCCCCTGCTCTAATACAGCAAATACAGCTGCTCGACCACGAAACCCATTTCAGATCATTGATCGTGAGCTCCGCCCTCTCGAATCCATTCTAGgcgcttgattttatacacccgTGGACATGGAAGTGActgatttggatgggtgagtgaGTGCTCACTATAACGTACACACTGGTAATATAGTGTATAACAATTATACACATCTATTTCTGCATTTAAAGCTTCCTACACCCCATCAAAAatcaattctttttttaaacagcatggCGCTGCACTCAGCAGtccaccacaaccacaacaagaCTGTTTGCTGGGAACTATTTTCAGCTGTGGATTAATACACTATCTGAGGCTTTGTTGTACCAAGTGAAAACAAACATGGTGCATGTTCATCTTAAGGAAGGAACACGTCACCCcagttttaaaccttgtttaTGATCGCAGCATTCGCAGCTGCACACGCCAACTATGACATCATCACAGCCTCGTAAACATTTATACTAACGTCTGCAGACTTGCTGCAAGTCAGAAAAGACATCCACATCAGTGCTGTTAGGAATAGAAAACGCCAGAATAGGAAGCAAAGTGACCGTGAAGCCCCCGCCCACACCCGAGTTTCTCATCTTTCTTTGGGGTGCATTGTGGGTGGTTGGATGTCTGTAGCACAGTCTGAGTCCTCAGACTTCAGAGGAAACTCACAAGCAGGTTTAAGGCCTTTCAGACCATCTTACCCTGCCAGTAATCCTGACACTTCATGCTTACCGTTGTCATCGTAGAAGATTCCCACATCCCCGGGGGTTGTGTACATGATCTCATCGGGCTCTGCAGACAGTGCTTTCTTATAGTCGGAAGGCAGCAGGTTGCACTTTTCCTCCAGCTTCCCAATCAGCTGTATGGTTGAGAAATTTAgaacaagcaaaataaaaagcctttaaaatccTGAGTTTATCTTTTAAAACAAGGCCAGATGTTCTGATTATTGCATATTTAGTAGCAAAGCCCTGAACCTGAGGAGTTAGTCTTACTCTGGAGTCTATCAAGGTGATTTAGATCTATCTAAATCACCTTACAGTATTTTAGAAGCACTTAGCAGGACACAGATGTCCTTCATATATCTCTATTCTGTCAAACCTTCTGCTACTCTGCTCTCTAGCCtgaagcacaaaacacaaactggcaGACAGTCTAAAAGATGGACAGGTGTAATTAAATGAAGCCAATGCTaagccttaaacctgcattccttttgatggccagcagggggcgattGCTCTGCTTGTCTGACTGTAAATAAGTCTGCTCGGCCATTAGTTACCTCGCTCTGTGACAGCAGTAATTTCCAGATGAGTTCACGGTCTCAGTTATGAATAAAGCGTGATGGTCGTCATGTTCGAGGAGGGTATGCTCCTATGGTCATGTGACCGACCGTTTACTATCCAGAGAAGATGTACTATCCTTGTTTTCTCagtcagagaaaacaaaaatcccTCAGCACGATACTCTTTAACAGGACTTCACCAACCAGTGAAACAACAACTAAGCAGATTTGTCCAGAGAGGAAACAGGAGTGAACTTTGCCATAGTGTCTCTGTTTGTTTAATAGGACTTGATAGGGTGATGGTGCTGACAACTCGGGTATGTTTCCAACAGTACCTCACATCATCTTTTGTGTTTACCCCGGCATTTTAGCACAAGATACCCTCAGTTGAGGCAGACCTCCTGCAGTGTAATCAGACCTGGGTGATTGCAGGGTGACTGGCAGCCCTTCACACTTCAGTGACAGCCACGATCTTTTGGCGATTGTGGTAATTTCCTGAATTGCCCTCCTCTGGGCCTGCCGCAGCCCAGCCTTTGCGAGATCATTTTACCTTCCAGCCCTGCTTCATCTGATGTTTATCAgttagaacaaaataaaaataagtcaTATGGCAAATTTTTTATCCCACAGAGCTAAACAACGACACTCCCACATTCCCACACATTAATAGTCCCCTAACAGGGTTTATTAATGTGGACATCTCCAGCTTCACACCGGCTGTGGTGGTCTGATGTGGTAAGTTCACTGTGCAGTAAACAGAAACGGTGTTGCCACAGCAAATAGATGGATCTGCATCCACCTCACCCCATATCctacatcctcctctgtcacaccaaccctcttcttgtcctccttcactacatccatgaaaaTTCTttattcaacatcctttgccCAGTATATCCActgtccctcctctgcacatgtccaaaccatctcagcccaGCCTGAGCTgaccctctgatgtactcatttctaatcctggtTACTCCTAATGACGATCTTCAGTTCTTCCTCCTGTTTTAATGCATTAAACGACTCTGCATAATTTACTGTAGGTACTTTAAATAGTGCTCTTGCACTTTTAGGCTACTTGAGCAACATTTTCTTTAAGCTCTGTAACAGCCCACCGATGCTCTCATTTCCTGTGGTCCTCTCCTCTGTTACCAAGTGAATCTGTGCTTGATGCGGGTGTATTTAGCGTACTCACGTCTTTAGCTACGAGGCCCTCCAAGGCTTCAAACTGGCACTGTGACAGCAGCCTGGAAACATGAGAGAAGGCCTGCAGAAAACAGCACACCATcattaataacacattaacacacagCACGGAGGAAATCTGGGCTTTGCAGCTCAGCCTTCCACTCACCTGCTTCGCCCCCTCCGTGAATTCCTCTATACTGAACTCTTTGTCGAAGTACGTCCTGATGAGGAAGTAGTAAATCCGGGTGCGGAACCAGATGAAGGGGTTCGGGATGccgaccaccaccaccttcTGGTGCTTTTGCTCTCCCTGGTCCGAGCTATAGCGACGGACCGCTGCCGCGACAGCGGCGGGAGAACAGGGAGGTAGTCGCCTGTTACCGAGCCGGTTCAGGACGAGTCGCTCTTTTAAAAACAGGCGACTGAAGCTAAATGTTGACTGCAACCTGAAACAACCTCTTAACATGGGCAGCGCCATCTTTTTCCGTAGGTTTGCTGAAGCCAGAGCGCGTCTGATAAAGTGAAGAACTGCCATTCTTTGAACTTCGGGGCTTCATAGGGGGCGCTCGCTAGATAGGCACCTAACGTTTGTAGTCAACATTGTCAGTTTAACGGGGTAAACGTTTTCCTTTGGCTTACCGACCTTTCTAATATTTAGTTATCGCTTGGAAACTGGAACTACTGAGGAATAACCGACCAATCAGCACGCATTAGCAAAATGCTAGCGTTTTATGAGCAAATCGGCTTCCCGTAAGAAAAGCTAACGGACATAAGCGTCATTTTTATCTTGGGTGAGACACACTATTGATGCTCtatttttgaaaataaacaaacattggctttttttgttttatgatcATTTATATTAAGGACCAGCCTGAGTGCgtcctctgctgctcctcctgctGACCCGCAGCTAGTTTATGTACAATGGAATTAACAGGAAGTGGACGGTCTTTCCCCATATCTGCTCTGGGCGAAGCTTTCTTGTCCATCCTCTTGTATCTTCCGGTTAGAAACACGTCACGCATTAAAAACCTGCAAACAGATATTCATAAAACACACCGTGACgcagttttttaaaatcattaaaataaatcTAGCAATTACGAATAATTTAAAGTTTATCCCGCTTTTCTTTTAAAGCCAACTTTTGCAGTTACTTTTCGTTTCTATGGGGAACATTGATAACGTAACACCCAGTGTGAGTGTTTACAATCACTGACTGAAGACTTTCTACGTTAAATCATGTTAAATGGAGCTCCAGGAGAAAATACCTGTGTCGGTCTTCGCAGCAGCAGACAGGGAGGTGTTTCTGAGGAATATTTATCCACAGGTGAGACGGATGTGCTTCACTGCACGAGGGCAGGGCCGCGGGAAAAAGTGACAGCAGCAGTTCACATGAGCACCATCACACTCACTCATACATATTTAATTCTCCACCACAGCCTGCTTTATAAAAAGAATCCAGCCACTTCTTATTGACACAGAAAATACattataaaagtaaaaatgcatAAGTTTTAACATCAAAATTTTCTTAAAATACTAAAAGTGCTCCTTATGGAGAATCACATGAATTATGTATTGGATCATTATTATCGATTCATTTACGTGTATTTTGCTTTAATGCTGCAGCTAGAGATAATTTGAATGATTTATATCCTAATCCAGGTAAAAGGACGTTTATTCTGAAGGGATGTGAGGCCTGAGAAAGTATATTCCTCTTCCTCCTAAAGTCAAAGAGCTGATCTTCAGCATTCAAGCTAACAAATTCTTTAGGCTGAGGTTTAATTTGGGTGTGAAAAAGCCACTGAGTGTGAAGCTTTTCCAGACACAATCCAAGACAACTGGAAAACTTTCACAGTAAAAACAATTAACTTGGACTTTCTGCTATCAGGGAAGTTTTTATGCAGGCAGTGTTGTGCAGTGCATCAGCCATCCCtaatttctttgtattttaccCAGAACATGGCAAATAGAGGCAGCAATTTATTCAAATACACACACGGAAACACGTtttataaggcaaaaacagagtttgtataaTTCTAACAAGCTTTAAATTCAACATATTtctgaccacctttattctgaAATACAGCCTGAATTCTCTTTGGCagctttctttaagtagtcttcagaaatagttctccaggtttcttgaaggacatccaaagctcttctttggatgaaGTTTCAGTCGAgtccaaaaagcaccactgaatgacacaggaaatcattcctgcctgtgaccgtctccctgtacaactcatccacctAACACACTGTATACTGCAACTGCTGCTGAaactgcttcttcttttgtcctccacttgtccagtttttttcatttttttaaggacacactgcacaccatgctgacaTATGGCGGTTTTTATCAATTAGCTCTTTAAAGGATCATCATGTTGGTACAGA
This is a stretch of genomic DNA from Pelmatolapia mariae isolate MD_Pm_ZW linkage group LG16_19, Pm_UMD_F_2, whole genome shotgun sequence. It encodes these proteins:
- the maip1 gene encoding m-AAA protease-interacting protein 1, mitochondrial; this translates as MAVLHFIRRALASANLRKKMALPMLRGCFRLQSTFSFSRLFLKERLVLNRLGNRRLPPCSPAAVAAAVRRYSSDQGEQKHQKVVVVGIPNPFIWFRTRIYYFLIRTYFDKEFSIEEFTEGAKQAFSHVSRLLSQCQFEALEGLVAKDLIGKLEEKCNLLPSDYKKALSAEPDEIMYTTPGDVGIFYDDNGRKFVSILMRFWYLTSARLPEDSMEGTRIFQMAIGEGEPETKRLLTAIYEFQREFTKGVPPDWTITRIEHSKLLD